In Sorghum bicolor cultivar BTx623 chromosome 8, Sorghum_bicolor_NCBIv3, whole genome shotgun sequence, one genomic interval encodes:
- the LOC8071471 gene encoding protein DETOXIFICATION 41, whose amino-acid sequence MGEGSINVIAPLLDIDESSGASEVLLQQEPVPWGVLARLAAWEAGNLWRISWASILTTLFSFTLSLVTQMFVGHLGELELAGASITNIGIQGLAYGVMIGMASAVQTVCGQAYGARRYAAMGIVCQRALVLQLATAIPIAFLYWYAGPFLRLIGQEADVAAAGQLYARGLMPQLLAFTLFSPMQRFLQAQNIVNPVAYITLAVLIFHTLASWLGVFVLGFGLLGAALILSFSWWVLVVLTWGYIVWSPACKETWTGLSLLAFRGLWGYAKLAFASAVMLALEIWYVQGFVLLTGFLPNSEIALDSLSICINYWNWDFNIMLGLSYAASIRVGNELGASHPKVARFSVIVVVVVSIAFSFLATLTVLILRYPLSTLYTSSATVIEAVISLMPLMAISIFLNGIQPILSGVAIGSGWQATVAYVNVGAYYLIGLPIGCVLGYKTSLGAAGIWWGLIIGVAVQTIALVILTARTNWDKEVEKAMQRLQQTAVVPVNDVIA is encoded by the exons ATGGGGGAGGGCAGCATCAATGTGATTGCACCTTTGCTGGACATCGACGAATCATCTGGTGCGTCGGAGGTGCTGCTGCAGCAGGAGCCTGTACCATGGGGCGTGCTGGCGCGGCTGGCAGCATGGGAGGCCGGCAACCTGTGGCGCATCTCGTGGGCATCCATCCTCACCACGCTCTTCAGCTTCACGCTCAGCCTCGTCACCCAAATGTTTGTCGGACACCTCGGTGAGCTCGAGCTTGCCGGCGCCTCCATCACCAACATTGGCATCCAGGGCCTAGCTTATGGCGTCATG ATTGGCATGGCAAGCGCGGTGCAGACTGTCTGTGGTCAGGCATACGGTGCCAGGAGGTATGCAGCCATGGGCATTGTGTGCCAGAGGGCGCTAGTGCTCCAGCTCGCCACGGCTATCCCAATTGCCTTCCTCTACTGGTACGCCGGTCCGTTCCTGCGCCTGATCGGGCAGGAGGCGGACGTGGCTGCGGCGGGGCAGCTGTACGCGCGTGGCCTGATGCCGCAGCTGCTCGCTTTCACCCTCTTCTCCCCGATGCAGAGGTTCCTGCAGGCCCAGAACATCGTCAATCCTGTGGCGTACATCACGTTGGCAGTGCTCATCTTCCACACCCTTGCCTCATGGCTAGGCGTGTTTGTGCTTGGCTTTGGCCTCCTTGGAGCAGCACTGATACTGAGCTTCTCTTGGTGGGTGCTTGTGGTGTTGACGTGGGGTTACATCGTCTGGAGCCCAGCTTGTAAAGAAACGTGGACTGGACTGTCCTTGCTCGCCTTTAGAGGCCTCTGGGGATATGCCAAGCTTGCTTTTGCCTCGGCCGTCATGCTAGC ATTGGAGATCTGGTACGTACAAGGATTTGTGCTTCTTACTGGTTTCCTCCCCAACTCGGAGATTGCACTTGATTCTCTCTCAATCTG CATCAATTATTGGAACTGGGATTTCAATATCATGCTTGGCTTGAGCTATGCAGCCAG TATCCGTGTCGGCAATGAGCTTGGTGCTAGCCATCCAAAGGTAGCAAGGTTCTCGGTCATCGTAGTTGTCGTTGTGAGCATCGCCTTCAGTTTCCTTGCGACGCTTACAGTCTTAATTCTGAGGTATCCACTGAGTACACTCTACACGAGTAGCGCAACAGTAATAGAGGCTGTTATCAGTCTGATGCCCCTGATGGCAATCAGCATCTTCTTGAATGGAATTCAGCCAATTCTCTCAG GGGTTGCCATTGGGAGTGGATGGCAAGCAACAGTTGCCTATGTCAATGTTGGGGCCTACTACCTGATTGGGCTTCCAATTGGATGTGTTCTAGGATACAAAACAAGCCTTGGAGCAGCT GGAATATGGTGGGGTTTAATTATAGGGGTCGCTGTGCAAACGATAGCCCTGGTCATTCTCACTGCAAGGACTAACTGGGACAAGGAG GTGGAGAAGGCGATGCAGCGATTACAACAGACAGCTGTGGTTCCTGTAAACGACGTCATCGCATGA